The Lycium barbarum isolate Lr01 chromosome 12, ASM1917538v2, whole genome shotgun sequence genome includes a region encoding these proteins:
- the LOC132622690 gene encoding probable inactive leucine-rich repeat receptor-like protein kinase At3g03770 translates to MGCLKMFVIVVFVWALLIPNTHQLGSYETQILLQLRKHLEYPVQLDVLENNNGDFCNLGSTLNMTIICKDNSVTELKIKGDKLVKVHEFHGVAVPNNTLSEHFSIDSFVTTLTRLSSLKVLTLVSLGIWGPLPVKIHRLSNLEVLDMSSNFLFGSIPYEMSTMVKLHTLTFDGNFFNDTLPDWLDLLPNITILSMKNNRLKGKFPPSISKITGLTDIVLSHNAISGELPDLSALSNLHLLDLRENHLDSQLPLLPHGLITILLSNNAFFGEIPEEFGKLNKLQHLDLSNNALTGTPPVDLFSLPSISYLNLAFNFLSGSLPEHLNCGGELGFVDISDNRLLGMLPSCLNASSDKRIVKVSGNCLSVDTEYQHSDSYCKQARLAKKQTNGKEIAILVGVVGGTIIFLVFLAVVFLIFCRRHHARHDVDHHMFPKVVHDNVQPNISAELLANARIISQAAALGSQGALSYRVFSMEELEEATEKFDKSALLGEGSIGKIYKGKLENGTYVAVRELTVYRRCTSWNFKLRMDLLSKFQHPFLVSLLGHCIDGGVQDDSTVHRLFLVYEFIPCGNFRARLSETTPGKVLNWSDRLAILIGVAKAVHFLHTGVIPPSFGNSLKTDSILLDEHQIGKLSDYGTSILMEESEKVEAKGDGYNTWHMRKKEEDVYNFGFILLESLMGPFCSGKGEIFLLNEMASFGSEDGRRKIVDPAVLTTSSQESLSIVISITNKCISLESQSRPSFEDVLWNLQYAAQVQATADADQRSDVTS, encoded by the exons ATGGGGTGCTTGAAGATGTTTGTCATAGTTGTATTTGTGTGGGCTTTATTGATTCCAAATACTCATCAGTTAGGTTCCTATGAAACTCAAATTCTCCTTCAGTTGAGAAAACACTTAGAATATCCAGTACAACTTGATGTTTTGGAGAATAACAATGGAGACTTTTGTAATTTGGGTTCAACACTGAATATGACCATTATTTGCAAGGATAACTCTGTTACTGAGCTCAAAATCAAGGGTGATAAGTTAGTCAAAGTCCATGAATTCCATGGAGTTGCAGTTCCAAACAATACCTTATCTGAGCATTTCTCCATTGATTCTTTTGTTACAACTTTGACTAGGTTAAGTAGTTTAAAGGTTCTAACTTTGGTTTCTTTGGGAATTTGGGGACCCCTCCCTGTTAAAATTCATAGGTTGTCTAATCTTGAAGTTTTGGATATGAGCTCGAATTTTCTATTTGGTTCGATACCGTATGAGATGTCTACAATGGTAAAGCTTCATACTTTGACATTTGATGGGAACTTTTTCAATGATACTCTACCTGATTGGTTGGACTTGTTACCAAATATCACTATTTTAAGCATGAAGAATAATAGGTTGAAGGGTAAATTTCCTCCTTCAATTTCTAAAATCACAGGCTTAACTGATATTGTTCTGTCACACAATGCAATTTCTGGTGAATTGCCTGATTTAAGTGCTTTGTCTAATTTGCATTTGTTGGATTTAAGAGAAAATCATTTGGATTCTCAACTGCCACTGCTGCCACATGGATTGATAACTATTCTTCTTAGCAATAATGCTTTCTTTGGTGAGATACCAGAAGAATTTGGCAAACTAAATAAGCTTCAACACCTTGATCTGTCGAATAATGCTCTTACTGGAACACCTCCTGTGGATTTGTTCTCTTTGCCAAGTATTAGTTACTTGAATTTAGCGTTTAACTTTCTGAGTGGTTCACTTCCTGAACATCTCAACTGTGGGGGTGAACTTGGTTTTGTTGATATTTCTGATAATAGACTGCTTGGTATGCTTCCTTCTTGCTTGAACGCTAGTTCAGATAAGCGAATTGTTAAGGTCAGTGGAAACTGTTTGTCTGTGGATACCGAATATCAGCACTCGGATTCCTATTGCAAACAAGCAAGGTTGGCGAAGAAACAAACTAATGGAAAAGAGATAGCAATATTAGTAGGTGTTGTTGGGGGAACCATAATATTTTTGGTGTTTTTGGCAGTTGTATTTCTCATCTTTTGTAGAAGACATCATGCACGACACGATGTGGATCATCACATGTTTCCCAAAGTTGTGCACGATAATGTGCAGCCCAATATTTCCGCTGAGCTCCTGGCAAATGCTA GAATCATTTCTCAAGCAGCAGCACTAGGATCACAAGGTGCCCTATCATATCGGGTGTTCTCCATGGAAGAGTTGGAAGAAGCGACAGAAAAGTTTGATAAGTCAGCATTACTCGGTGAAGGCTCCATTGGAAAA ATTTACAAGGGAAAATTAGAGAATGGAACCTATGTTGCTGTAAGGGAATTGACTGTTTATAGACGATGCACTAGTTGGAACTTCAAACTTCGAATGGATTTGCTGTCAAAGTTTCAACACCCATTTCTAGTTAGCCTTCTGGGTCACTGCATCGATGGTGGAGTGCAAGATGACTCAACTGTCCACAGACTTTTTCTGGTTTACGAATTTATTCCTTGTGGAAATTTCCGTGCTCGTCTTTCAG AAACTACTCCAGGAAAGGTCCTCAACTGGTCAGACAGGTTGGCGATTCTGATTGGTGTTGCCAAGGCTGTGCACTTTCTCCACACGGGCGTAATTCCTCCTTCATTTGGCAACAGCTTGAAGACAGATAGTATATTACTTGATGAGCATCAGATTGGAAAACTTAGTGATTATGGAACGTCAATCCTTATGGAAGAAAGTGAAAAAGTTGAG GCAAAAGGAGATGGCTACAACACCTG GCACATGAGAAAGAAAGAGGAAGATGTGTATAACTTTGGTTTCATATTACTGGAGTCGCTGATGGGTCCTTTTTGTAGTGGAAAAGGAGAAATATTTTTGCTCAATGAAATG GCATCCTTTGGTAGCGAAGATGGTCGGCGCAAAATTGTGGATCCAGCTGTTCTAACCACTAGCTCCCAAGAGTCTTTATCAATTGTAATATCAATCACCAACAAATGCATATCTCTTGAGTCACAGAGTCGCCCCTCATTTGAGGATGTCCTCTGGAACCTACAATATGCAGCTCAAGTCCAGGCTACAGCCGATGCAGATCAAAGATCTGATGTAACTTCATAG
- the LOC132624035 gene encoding triacylglycerol lipase 2-like, producing MAALRNMRSLAINLSLVALVILAVEPYGSFGSSRGVPFHFKTDYNGNGNGMCASAVAVHGYKCQEFEVTTDDGYILSVQRIPEGRVGGGGGPNRQPVLLQHGVLVDGVTWLQNSPEQSPAMILADNGFDVWISNIRGTRYSRHHVSLDPNSPDYWNWTWDDLVVHDLPALLGLVFEQTGQKIHYIGHSMGTLMALASFSEGKQLDKVKSAALLSPVAYLSHMTTALGVVAARAFVSEITTIFGLAEFNPRGEPVSDFLKALCAQAGVDCYDLITALTGKNCCLNASIVDHFLKNEPQSTSTKNLVHLSQTVRDGVLSKYDYGSNDFNQAHYGATKPPRYNLTNIPHDLPLFLSYGGQDALSDVQDVETLLDYLKFHNVDKLHVQYIKDYAHADFIIGITAKDIVYNQIISFFRNQG from the exons ATGGCGGCGCTGAGAAACATGCGGAGTCTAGCTATTAATTTAAGTTTAGTGGCATTAGTCATCTTAGCAGTGGAGCCATATGGATCATTTGGCTCTAGCAGGGGAGTACCTTTTCACTTCAAAACCGATTATAATGGCAATGGCAATGGCATGTGCGCTTCTGCTGTCGCTGTTCACGGTTATAAGTGCCAGGAATTTGAG GTAACAACTGATGACGGCTACATACTTAGCGTGCAAAGAATACCGGAAGGCCGTGTAGGAGGTGGTGGTGGACCGAATAGGCAGCCAGTGTTGTTGCAGCACGGAGTTCTTGTG GATGGAGTAACATGGCTGCAGAATTCACCAGAACAATCACCGGCGATGATCTTGGCAGATAATGGCTTCGATGTTTGGATTTCTAATATCAGGGGAACCAGATATAGCCGTCACCATGTATCTCTTGATCCTAACAGTCCG GACTACTGGAATTGGACATGGGATGATCTTGTTGTCCATGACTTACCTGCTCTCCTTGGTCTCGTCTTTGAACAAACTGGGCAGAAAATTCACTATATAGGCCATTCAATG GGTACTTTGATGGCTCTGGCATCCTTTTCAGAAGGGAAACAATTAGACAAGGTAAAGTCAGCAGCCTTACTCAGCCCGGTTGCTTACTTGAGCCATATGACCACTGCACTCGGTGTTGTTGCTGCTCGAGCCTTTGTTAGCGAG ATCACGACAATATTTGGTCTTGCGGAATTTAATCCAAGGGG TGAGCCTGTATCCGATTTTCTCAAGGCCTTATGTGCTCAAGCTGGGGTGGACTGTTATGACTTGATAACTGCACTTACCG GGAAGAATTGCTGTCTAAATGCCTCCATAGTTGATCATTTCTTGAAGAACGAGCCCCAGTCTACGTCAACTAAAAACCTCGTACATTTGTCTCAGA CTGTTAGAGATGGCGTCTTGTCGAAATATGACTATGGGAGCAACGACTTCAATCAGGCGCACTATGGTGCGACCAAACCTCCGAGGTACAATTTGACAAACATCCCTCATGATCTGCCCCTCTTTCTCAGCTACGGAGGCCAAGATGCACTGTCCGATGTTCAAGATGTTGAGACATTACTTGATTATCTCAAGTTCCACAATGTAGACAAGCTGCATGTTCAGTATATCAAGGATTACGCTCATGCAGACTTCATCATCGGGATCACTGCTAAGGATATTGTTTATAACCAGATAATTTCATTTTTCAGAAATCAAGGATAA
- the LOC132621302 gene encoding chloride channel protein CLC-b-like: MGEPTRLVEEATSNDIDGQNNEEERDPESNSLRQPLLKRNRTLSSSPFALVGAKVSHIESLDYEINENDLFKHDWRRRSRVQVLQYVFLKWTLAFLVGFLTGVTATLINLAIENIAGYKLRAVVNYIDDRRYLTGFAYFAGANFVLTLIAALLCVCFAPTAAGPGIPEIKAYLNGVDTPNMYGATTLIVKIIGSIAAVSASLDLGKEGPLVHIGACYASLLGQGGPDNYRLKWRWLRYFNNDRDRRDLITSGSSAGVCAAFRSPVGGVLFALEEVATWWRSALLWRTFFSTAVVVVILRAFIEYCKSGNCGLFGRGGLIMFDVGGVSVTYHAVDIIPIAVIGIIGGLLGSLYNCVLHKVLRLYNLINEKGKLHKLLLALSVSLFTSISMYGLPFLAKCKPCDPSLQGSCPGTGGTGNFKQFNCPNGYYNDLATLLLTTNDDAVRNIFSVNTPGEFHVSSLIIYFALYCILGLITFGIAVPSGLFLPIILMGSAYGRLLAIAMGPYTKIDPGLYAVLGAASLMAGSMRMTVSLCVIFLELTNNLLLLPITMLVLLISKSVGDCFNLSIYEIILELKGLPFLDANPEPWMRNITVGELADVKPPVVTLRGIEKVGRIVEVLKNTTHNGFPVVDEGVVPPVGLPVGATELHGLVLRTHLLLVLKKKLFLHEKRRTEEWEVREKFTWIDLAERWGKIEDVAVTKDEMEMYVDLHPLTNTTPYTVVESMSVAKAMVLFRQVGLRHMLILPKYQAAGVSPVVGILTRQDLRAHNILSVFPHLVKSKSGKKH, encoded by the exons ATGGGGGAGCCAACCAGATTAGTAGAGGAAGCAACATCAAATGACATAGATGGACAAAACAATGAAGAAGAAAGAGATCCAGAGAGCAATTCACTGCGTCAGCCTCTCCTCAAAAGAAACAGAACACTGTCATCCAGTCCATTTGCCTTGGTTGGAGCTAAGGTCTCCCATATCGAAAGTTTGGACTATGA GATCAACGAGAATGATCTCTTCAAGCATGACTGGAGAAGGAGATCCAGAGTTCAAGTATTACAGTATGTGTTCTTGAAATGGACACTGGCATTTTTGGTCGGGTTTCTTACAGGAGTTACAGCTACCCTCATCAATCTTGCAATTGAAAACATTGCTGGCTACAAACTTCGTGCTGTTGTGAACTATATTGATGATAGAAG GTACCTTACGGGATTTGCATATTTTGCGGGTGCTAACTTTGTGCTCACTCTGATAGCTGCCCTTCTATGCGTGTGCTTCGCACCTACCGCTGCAGGGCCTGGAATTCCTGAAATCAAAGCTTATCTCAATGGTGTAGATACTCCAAACATGTACGGAGCAACCACACTTATTGTCAAG ATCATTGGAAGCATTGCAGCAGTTTCTGCAAGCTTAGACCTTGGAAAAGAAGGGCCATTGGTTCACATTGGTGCTTGCTATGCTTCCTTACTAGGTCAAGGTGGTCCAGATAATTACCGGCTCAAATGGCGTTGGCTCCGTTACTTCAACAATGATCGGGACAGGCGAGATCTCATCACGTCTGGATCATCAGCAGGTGTGTGTGCTGCTTTCCGTTCTCCAGTTGGTGGTGTCCTATTTGCTTTAGAGGAAGTGGCAACATGGTGGAGAAGTGCACTCCTCTGGAGAACTTTCTTCAGCACGGCAGTTGTGGTGGTGATACTGAGGGCCTTCATAGAATACTGCAAATCGGGCAACTGTGGGCTTTTTGGAAGAGGAGGGCTTATCATGTTTGATGTAGGCGGTGTCAGTGTTACGTACCATGCTGTGGACATCATCCCTATTGCAGTGATTGGAATCATAGGCGGACTTTTGGGAAGCCTCTACAATTGTGTCCTCCACAAAGTCCTCAGGCTTTACAATCTCATCAACGA GAAGGGAAAACTACATAAGCTGCTTCTCGCGCTGAGCGTTTCCCTTTTCACCtccattagtatgtatggacttcCTTTTTTGGCCAAATGCAAGCCTTGTGATCCATCACTTCAAGGGTCCTGTCCTGGCACTGGAGGGACAGGAAACTTTAAGCAATTCAACTGCCCCAACGGCTATTACAATGATCTCGCTACTCTTCTCCTTACAACCAATGATGATGCAGTCCGAAATATTTTCTCCGTAAACACTCCCGGCGAATTCCATGTTTCATCTCTTATTATCTACTTTGCACTGTATTGCATCTTGGGACTCATCACTTTTGGGATTGCTGTGCCATCTGGTCTCTTCCTTCCAATCATCCTCATGGGTTCAGCTTATGGTCGCTTGCTTGCCATTGCCATGGGACCTTACACAAAAATTGATCCAGGGTTGTATGCCGTTCTCGGAGCAGCTTCCCTTATGGCTGGTTCAATGAGAATGACTGTTTCTCTTTGTGTCATATTTCTTGAGCTGACAAACAATCTTCTCCTTCTGCCAATAACAATGCTTGTTCTTCTAATTTCTAAAAGTGTAGGAGACTGCTTCAACCTAAGTATTTATGAAATAATATTGGAACTGAAAGGTCTGCCTTTCCTGGATGCCAACCCTGAGCCATGGATGAGAAATATCACTGTTGGTGAACTTGCTGATGTAAAGCCACCAGTAGTTACACTTCGTGGAATTGAGAAGGTGGGACGTATCGTGGAGGTCCTGAAGAACACCACGCATAATGGATTCCCAGTCGTAGATGAAGGGGTGGTACCACCAGTGGGGCTTCCAGTTGGGGCAACTGAATTGCACGGTCTTGTCCTAAGAACTCACCTTCTTCTGGTTCTCAAGAAAAAGTTGTTCCTTCATGAAAAACGGAGGACAGAGGAGTGGGAAGTGAGAGAGAAATTCACCTGGATTGATTTAGCTGAGAGGTGGGGTAAGATTGAAGATGTGGCAGTTACAAAGGATGAAATGGAGATGTATGTTGACTTGCATCCCCTGACTAACACAACCCCTTATACTGTGGTAGAAAGCATGTCAGTGGCTAAGGCAATGGTTCTCTTCAGGCAGGTGGGGCTCCGCCACATGCTCATCCTACCCAAATACCAAGCAGCAGGG GTATCTCCGGTGGTGGGAATATTGACCAGGCAAGACTTGAGAGCCCACAACATTTTGAGTGTCTTCCCTCATCTGGTGAAATCAAAAAGCGGCAAAAAGCACTGA